The Corallococcus exiguus genome has a window encoding:
- a CDS encoding CPBP family intramembrane glutamic endopeptidase, producing MTAIVVGGVISASIAMAMEMLRAGVKPQDTVAIQALTEQLKSMPWLMVAAVMTSSCFGLVAALLGGFLSPTPLRQRLRLDAGAPIPPWAWVAALVGCFTMGQAMESLSVLTGVWNYAASLKGLQAASQGSFVTFAALLFFGALVAGTAEELFFRGYVQTRLVERWGRTAGIAGAATLFGILHFDPIHSPMALMMGLFLGWLAERTGSLRLPIFVHVFNNLTSFLLSRYAPSTTELPASVHVTLLAVCSLAFVGTVTALRRMDARPPEPVLAGP from the coding sequence GTGACCGCAATCGTCGTCGGGGGCGTCATTTCCGCCAGCATCGCGATGGCGATGGAGATGCTCCGCGCAGGAGTGAAACCCCAGGACACGGTAGCCATCCAGGCCCTGACTGAGCAGCTCAAGTCGATGCCCTGGCTGATGGTCGCGGCCGTGATGACGTCCAGTTGCTTTGGGCTGGTCGCTGCGCTCCTGGGCGGGTTCTTGTCCCCCACGCCGTTGAGGCAGCGGCTGCGCCTGGACGCGGGAGCGCCGATACCTCCTTGGGCCTGGGTGGCCGCGCTGGTGGGTTGCTTCACGATGGGACAGGCGATGGAGAGCCTGTCGGTGCTCACGGGCGTATGGAATTACGCGGCGTCGCTGAAGGGGCTGCAGGCCGCGAGCCAGGGCTCGTTCGTCACCTTCGCGGCGTTGCTGTTCTTCGGGGCGCTGGTCGCGGGCACGGCGGAGGAACTCTTCTTCCGAGGCTATGTGCAGACGCGGCTCGTGGAGCGCTGGGGGCGCACGGCTGGCATCGCGGGAGCCGCCACGCTCTTTGGCATCCTGCACTTCGATCCCATCCACAGTCCCATGGCCCTGATGATGGGCCTGTTCCTGGGCTGGCTCGCGGAGCGCACGGGAAGCCTGCGGCTGCCCATCTTCGTCCACGTCTTCAACAACCTGACCTCGTTCCTGCTGTCTCGCTATGCGCCGTCCACCACGGAGCTACCTGCCTCCGTCCACGTGACGTTGCTGGCGGTGTGCTCGCTGGCGTTCGTGGGAACGGTGACAGCACTGCGGCGGATGGATGCCCGGCCGCCAGAGCCTGTGCTCGCCGGGCCCTGA
- a CDS encoding AraC family transcriptional regulator encodes MDLSHASDLLGQILERTRLRGQLYCRTVARAPWGLRFAPTASAALHLILAGSCHLTQGRDTVALGPGDVVLLPRGDGHAVADSPRSPKLRVEEWLATRGEGASSYVLGGAGVESRVLCGFFSFDEPGAHPVLRLLPERVHLRGASEDARALLPTVSLLEREYERGERGSSIIVSRLLDILLVQVLRAWADAQPPGGAGWLGALGDRTLASALGWMHAEPGRSWTVSELARRSGTSRATLARRFSSEVGVAPHEYLTRLRMQEAAHALRDGQDGLAAIAGRVGYESEFAFNRAFRREMGVPPGEYRRKAREG; translated from the coding sequence ATGGACCTCTCGCATGCTTCCGATCTGCTGGGGCAGATTCTCGAGCGAACCCGGCTGCGAGGGCAGCTCTACTGCCGCACCGTGGCGCGGGCTCCCTGGGGACTGCGCTTTGCGCCCACGGCCTCGGCGGCCCTGCATCTGATCCTCGCGGGCTCCTGTCATCTCACGCAGGGGCGGGACACCGTCGCGCTGGGGCCAGGGGATGTCGTGCTGCTGCCGCGCGGCGACGGGCATGCCGTGGCGGACTCGCCCCGCAGCCCCAAGCTGAGGGTGGAGGAGTGGCTGGCGACACGTGGGGAAGGGGCTTCCTCGTATGTCCTGGGCGGGGCCGGCGTGGAGTCGCGGGTGCTCTGCGGCTTCTTCTCGTTTGACGAGCCGGGGGCGCATCCCGTGTTGCGGTTGCTTCCCGAGCGGGTCCACCTGCGGGGGGCTTCCGAGGACGCGCGTGCCCTGTTGCCCACGGTGTCGCTGCTCGAACGGGAGTACGAGCGGGGAGAGCGGGGCTCCTCGATCATCGTCTCCCGGTTGCTCGACATCCTGCTGGTGCAGGTGCTTCGTGCCTGGGCGGACGCGCAGCCGCCGGGCGGCGCGGGCTGGTTGGGGGCGCTCGGCGACCGGACGCTCGCCAGCGCCCTGGGCTGGATGCACGCGGAGCCAGGGCGGAGTTGGACCGTGAGCGAGCTGGCGCGGCGCTCGGGGACATCGAGGGCGACGCTCGCGCGGCGCTTCTCGAGCGAGGTGGGCGTGGCGCCTCATGAGTACCTCACGCGGCTTCGGATGCAGGAGGCAGCGCACGCGCTGCGTGACGGACAGGACGGGCTCGCGGCCATCGCGGGCCGCGTGGGCTACGAGTCCGAGTTCGCCTTCAACCGGGCTTTCAGGCGGGAGATGGGAGTGCCTCCCGGCGAGTACCGGCGCAAGGCTCGTGAGGGCTGA
- a CDS encoding DUF4267 domain-containing protein, which translates to MNPNPSQLPWKLTSPTALFTLLLGAFMLFLSLNAARDPISAARGFGLRDSGSEVIPWLYIKAGRDLGLALAMFALVAIRQRQAAGVFVLACMVMPIVDALTVMNGGASLAFALAVHGSAAIYGVVLAAALLRPQKGTA; encoded by the coding sequence ATGAATCCGAATCCCTCACAGTTGCCCTGGAAGCTCACGTCTCCCACGGCCTTGTTCACCTTGCTGCTGGGCGCCTTCATGCTGTTCCTCAGCCTCAATGCCGCGCGGGACCCGATCAGCGCGGCCAGGGGCTTCGGTCTGCGCGACTCCGGGAGCGAGGTCATCCCCTGGCTGTACATCAAGGCGGGCAGGGACCTCGGCCTGGCACTGGCGATGTTCGCGCTGGTGGCCATCCGGCAGCGACAGGCCGCAGGCGTCTTCGTGCTCGCCTGCATGGTGATGCCCATCGTGGACGCGCTGACCGTGATGAATGGCGGTGCCTCGCTCGCCTTCGCGCTCGCGGTCCATGGAAGCGCGGCGATCTACGGAGTCGTGCTGGCCGCCGCGCTGCTGCGCCCCCAGAAGGGCACCGCTTGA
- a CDS encoding MBL fold metallo-hydrolase gives MKRTLWRRVGLAVAALLLVLVVVAAVGLSDVNVPETSRFDADLGAIRALAVSTSAPLPTGLRSQRVGRASGVPHALVVAGSGFGEATFDFYAYQVVYADGRTVLVDVVNDEKTQRAQFPGSEFDAAAYTRVQEALRRADATVVTHEHFDHCAGIAHSAYLDEVASKVHLTDEQLRSPLAQEAGFTAELRARLTPLQYERLHLLRPGVVLIKAPGHTPGTQLVYVRLGDGREFLLVGDVAWHQDNIRLPRMHPRLTNWLGGEDAQAMAHQLRWLHDLLRTAPELHPVVAHDGAQMQDYQRRGLIQDGVL, from the coding sequence ATGAAGCGGACCCTGTGGCGTCGCGTGGGCCTGGCTGTCGCGGCCCTGTTGCTGGTGTTGGTCGTCGTCGCGGCCGTGGGACTGAGCGACGTGAACGTACCGGAGACCTCTCGCTTCGACGCCGATCTGGGCGCCATCCGGGCCCTGGCCGTCTCCACCAGTGCGCCGCTCCCCACAGGATTGCGCAGCCAGCGCGTGGGCCGGGCCTCCGGAGTGCCGCACGCGCTCGTGGTGGCCGGCAGCGGCTTCGGAGAGGCCACCTTCGACTTCTACGCGTACCAGGTCGTCTATGCCGACGGCCGCACGGTGCTGGTGGACGTCGTGAACGACGAGAAGACACAGCGGGCCCAGTTCCCCGGCTCGGAGTTCGACGCCGCGGCCTATACCCGGGTCCAGGAGGCGCTGCGCCGCGCGGACGCGACGGTCGTCACCCACGAGCACTTCGACCACTGCGCGGGCATCGCGCACTCGGCATACCTGGACGAGGTGGCGAGCAAGGTTCACCTCACGGACGAACAACTGCGCAGCCCGCTCGCGCAGGAAGCCGGCTTCACCGCGGAGCTGCGCGCCAGGCTCACTCCGCTCCAGTACGAGCGCCTGCACCTGCTGCGCCCCGGCGTGGTCCTCATCAAGGCCCCGGGCCACACGCCCGGCACCCAGTTGGTGTACGTGCGGCTCGGCGACGGGCGCGAGTTCCTGCTCGTCGGCGACGTGGCCTGGCACCAGGACAACATCCGGCTCCCGAGGATGCACCCGCGGCTCACCAACTGGCTGGGCGGCGAGGATGCACAGGCGATGGCACACCAACTGCGATGGCTGCACGACCTGCTGCGCACCGCGCCCGAGCTGCACCCGGTGGTGGCCCACGACGGCGCGCAGATGCAGGACTACCAGCGCCGTGGGCTCATCCAGGACGGAGTGCTCTGA